The Blautia hydrogenotrophica DSM 10507 genome window below encodes:
- the atpA gene encoding F0F1 ATP synthase subunit alpha — translation MSSISSDEIISILKEEIENYEEVCKDQEVGTVISVGDGIATIYGIDHAMYGEIVTFENGLKGMVQDVRQNSIGCILFGSDEGVREGTKVARTQRKAGIPVGDAFIGRVVNALGAPIDGKGDIKESDYRPVEQEAPGIIDRKSVSVPLETGILSIDSMFPIGRGQRELIIGDRQTGKTSIAIDTILNQKGKEVICIYVAIGQKASTVAKTVSTLEKYGAMDYSIVVASTASECAPLQYITPYAGTAMAEYFMYQGKDVLIVYDDLSKHAVAYRALSLLLGRSPGREAYPGDVFYLHSRLLERSSRLSEEAGGGSITALPIIETQAGDVSAYIPTNVISITDGQIFLEADLFFAGMRPAVNVGLSVSRVGGAAQTKAMKKASGSIRIDLAQYREMEVFTQFSSDLDAATKAQLQYGKCLMELLKQPLCNPLSMADQVITLVVATHKMMVDVEIKQVKKFQTDMLRYFDVNHPEIGQELTEKKVLTEELEQKILQTAEEFKKSR, via the coding sequence GTGAGTTCGATTAGTTCCGATGAGATTATTTCCATCCTGAAAGAAGAGATCGAAAATTATGAGGAAGTCTGCAAGGATCAGGAAGTGGGAACGGTCATCTCCGTGGGAGATGGAATCGCGACAATTTATGGAATTGACCATGCTATGTACGGTGAAATCGTGACTTTTGAGAACGGTTTAAAAGGAATGGTACAGGATGTTCGTCAGAACAGTATTGGATGTATTTTGTTTGGAAGTGATGAAGGAGTCCGCGAAGGCACAAAGGTGGCTAGGACTCAGAGGAAGGCTGGTATCCCGGTGGGAGATGCCTTTATAGGTAGGGTTGTGAATGCTCTGGGAGCGCCAATCGATGGAAAAGGAGATATTAAGGAGAGCGACTACCGTCCAGTGGAACAGGAGGCACCGGGAATCATCGACAGAAAATCGGTCAGTGTTCCGTTGGAGACAGGAATTTTGTCCATTGACTCCATGTTTCCCATTGGCCGTGGACAGCGTGAGCTGATTATCGGGGATAGACAGACTGGTAAGACTTCTATCGCGATTGATACAATCTTGAATCAGAAGGGAAAAGAGGTAATTTGTATCTATGTGGCCATTGGACAGAAAGCATCCACGGTGGCAAAGACTGTGTCTACTTTAGAGAAATATGGTGCGATGGATTACAGTATTGTGGTTGCCTCTACAGCCAGTGAGTGTGCACCTCTTCAGTACATTACCCCTTATGCGGGGACTGCAATGGCGGAGTATTTTATGTATCAGGGGAAAGATGTGCTGATTGTCTATGATGATTTATCTAAGCATGCGGTGGCTTACCGTGCGCTTTCCTTGTTGCTGGGACGTTCGCCGGGACGAGAAGCTTATCCTGGAGACGTTTTTTATCTGCACTCAAGACTTTTGGAACGTTCGAGTCGTCTGAGTGAAGAAGCCGGTGGCGGCTCTATCACAGCGCTGCCGATCATTGAGACTCAGGCCGGGGATGTTTCAGCCTATATTCCTACCAATGTAATTTCCATTACAGACGGACAGATTTTTTTGGAAGCGGATCTGTTTTTCGCAGGCATGCGCCCGGCTGTCAATGTGGGTCTGTCTGTGTCCCGTGTGGGCGGAGCAGCACAGACTAAGGCTATGAAGAAAGCTTCAGGAAGTATTCGTATTGACTTGGCGCAGTACCGTGAGATGGAAGTGTTTACACAGTTTTCTTCTGATTTGGACGCGGCTACTAAGGCACAGCTTCAGTACGGTAAATGTCTGATGGAATTGTTGAAGCAACCGCTGTGCAATCCTCTTTCCATGGCAGACCAGGTTATTACGCTTGTGGTGGCTACCCATAAAATGATGGTGGATGTGGAGATCAAGCAGGTAAAGAAATTCCAGACGGATATGCTTCGCTATTTTGATGTAAATCATCCTGAGATTGGTCAGGAGCTGACAGAGAAAAAAGTATTGACAGAGGAACTGGAGCAGAAGATTCTTCAGACAGCTGAGGAATTTAAGAAGAGCAGGTGA
- the atpG gene encoding ATP synthase F1 subunit gamma — protein MANEKEIQARMKSIQDTMKITNAMYLISSSKLKRAKTVLGNAEPYFYGIQSAIARVLRHVPDMTHEFFNKRADKQGEERRIGLVVVTADKGLAGAYNHNIIKLAEAELARAGHGKLYVLGIVGQQYFGKKKDVDMDKDFQQNIQKPSLHQARELSELIVESYLEGELDEVRIIYTKVINAVQMETVVQQLLPLEKEEVVERNIPLDLHRELITLYPSPEAVLDYMIPNYLTGLIYGCLVEAYASEHNSRMMAMQSSTDNAKEMLRDLSIQFNRARQAAITQEITEVIAGAKAQKRK, from the coding sequence ATGGCAAATGAAAAAGAGATTCAGGCTAGGATGAAAAGCATTCAGGATACCATGAAGATTACAAATGCCATGTATCTGATTTCCTCATCAAAGCTGAAAAGAGCGAAGACTGTTTTGGGAAATGCGGAGCCGTATTTCTATGGAATACAGTCTGCGATTGCCAGAGTTTTACGCCATGTGCCAGATATGACACATGAGTTCTTTAACAAGCGGGCGGATAAGCAAGGCGAGGAACGCAGGATTGGGTTGGTTGTGGTGACTGCTGATAAGGGATTGGCGGGAGCCTATAATCACAATATCATAAAATTGGCAGAAGCGGAGCTGGCCAGAGCAGGCCATGGCAAGTTGTATGTGTTGGGTATTGTGGGGCAGCAATATTTCGGAAAGAAAAAAGATGTGGATATGGATAAGGATTTCCAACAGAATATTCAAAAACCCAGTCTGCATCAAGCCAGAGAGCTCTCTGAGTTGATTGTGGAGAGCTATCTGGAAGGAGAATTGGATGAGGTTCGTATCATTTATACCAAGGTCATCAATGCTGTGCAGATGGAGACTGTCGTTCAACAGCTGCTTCCTCTTGAGAAAGAAGAGGTTGTAGAGCGGAATATTCCTTTGGATTTGCACCGGGAACTTATCACTCTGTACCCTTCACCGGAGGCAGTACTGGATTATATGATACCGAATTATTTGACAGGCCTGATCTATGGATGTCTGGTGGAAGCCTATGCCAGCGAGCATAATTCGCGAATGATGGCGATGCAGTCGTCCACAGACAACGCGAAGGAAATGCTGAGAGATCTGTCTATTCAGTTTAACCGTGCCAGACAGGCAGCGATCACCCAAGAGATCACAGAGGTGATCGCGGGAGCAAAAGCACAGAAAAGGAAGTGA
- the atpD gene encoding F0F1 ATP synthase subunit beta codes for MNVGKIVQVMGPVVDVEFKDGELPSIQDALKVNNGGKECVMEVSQHMGNHIVRCIMLSASEGLCRDMEVTATGSGIQVPVGDQVLGRLFNVLGQTIDGKEPLDNAEHWEIHREPPTFEEQSPVVEILETGIKVIDLLAPYAKGGKIGLFGGAGVGKTVLIQELIQNIATEHGGYSIFTGVGERSREGNDLWTEMSESGVIKKTALVFGQMNEPPGARMRVAETGLTMAEYFRDKENQDVLLFIDNIFRFVQAGSEVSALLGRMPSAVGYQPTLANEMGALQERIASTKNGSVTSVQAVYVPADDLTDPAPATTFAHLDATTVLSRKIVEQGIYPAVDPLESTSRILEADVVGEEHYETARKVQEILQKYKELQDIIAILGMEELSEDDKKIVFRARKIQKFLSQPFHVAETFTGIPGKYVPLKETIRGFKMIINGEMDEYPENAFFNVGTIDEVVEKAKAEMSEA; via the coding sequence ATGAACGTTGGAAAGATTGTACAGGTCATGGGACCTGTTGTAGACGTAGAGTTTAAAGACGGCGAACTTCCAAGTATCCAGGATGCCCTGAAGGTGAACAACGGAGGAAAAGAGTGTGTGATGGAGGTTTCTCAGCATATGGGAAATCATATTGTGCGCTGTATCATGTTGTCTGCCAGTGAGGGGCTTTGCAGGGATATGGAAGTGACTGCCACAGGCAGTGGAATTCAGGTGCCTGTGGGAGATCAGGTGCTGGGCCGCCTGTTCAATGTGCTTGGACAGACGATTGACGGTAAGGAGCCGTTGGATAACGCGGAACACTGGGAGATACACCGGGAGCCCCCCACTTTTGAGGAGCAAAGTCCAGTGGTAGAGATTCTGGAAACTGGGATTAAGGTTATTGATCTTCTGGCTCCCTATGCGAAAGGCGGTAAGATTGGTCTGTTCGGCGGCGCCGGAGTAGGAAAGACCGTACTGATTCAGGAGCTGATTCAGAATATCGCCACAGAACACGGCGGATATTCTATTTTTACCGGTGTGGGAGAGCGTTCCAGAGAGGGTAACGATCTGTGGACGGAGATGAGTGAGTCCGGCGTTATCAAGAAGACTGCTCTGGTATTTGGACAGATGAACGAGCCGCCGGGAGCGCGTATGCGTGTAGCGGAGACAGGTCTGACAATGGCGGAGTATTTCCGTGACAAGGAAAACCAGGATGTACTTCTGTTTATTGATAATATTTTCCGTTTTGTGCAGGCAGGTTCGGAGGTGTCTGCACTGCTGGGCCGTATGCCATCCGCGGTTGGTTATCAGCCAACTTTGGCAAATGAGATGGGCGCTCTGCAAGAGAGGATTGCATCTACGAAAAATGGTTCTGTCACATCTGTGCAGGCGGTCTATGTGCCAGCCGATGACTTGACGGACCCAGCGCCGGCCACTACCTTTGCTCATCTGGATGCGACGACGGTGCTTTCCAGAAAGATTGTGGAACAGGGTATTTATCCGGCCGTGGACCCGCTGGAGTCTACGTCACGTATTCTGGAGGCGGATGTGGTCGGAGAAGAGCACTATGAGACGGCCAGAAAAGTGCAGGAGATTTTGCAGAAGTATAAGGAACTGCAGGATATCATCGCGATTCTGGGTATGGAAGAGCTCTCTGAGGATGATAAGAAAATCGTATTCCGTGCCAGGAAGATACAGAAATTCTTGTCCCAGCCGTTCCATGTGGCGGAGACCTTTACCGGAATACCAGGTAAGTACGTGCCGTTGAAGGAGACAATTCGTGGCTTTAAGATGATTATCAATGGAGAGATGGATGAGTATCCTGAAAATGCTTTCTTCAACGTGGGAACCATTGATGAAGTAGTTGAGAAAGCGAAAGCTGAGATGTCTGAGGCATAA
- the atpC gene encoding ATP synthase F1 subunit epsilon produces the protein MGLTESTFGLEVIASDKVFFRGQAQAMNLPVIGGPWMILPHHEDLIAILVPGLMTIRQEDGTEMEAVVSSGMVEFVNNSGKIFVHSAENPADIDRVRAEEAKARAEERLRQKRSIQEYHLNEAALSRAMSRLKAASKYE, from the coding sequence ATGGGTCTTACAGAGTCTACATTTGGACTGGAAGTCATTGCCAGTGACAAAGTCTTTTTTAGGGGGCAAGCTCAGGCGATGAACCTGCCGGTCATCGGAGGGCCGTGGATGATACTACCGCACCATGAGGACTTGATCGCGATCCTGGTGCCTGGCCTTATGACAATTCGCCAGGAGGATGGCACAGAGATGGAAGCAGTTGTCAGCAGTGGAATGGTAGAATTCGTCAACAACAGCGGCAAAATTTTTGTCCATTCAGCGGAGAATCCGGCAGATATTGACCGTGTGCGTGCTGAGGAGGCAAAGGCGAGAGCTGAGGAGAGGCTTCGCCAAAAGAGGAGCATTCAGGAGTACCATCTGAATGAAGCTGCGCTTTCCAGGGCCATGTCCAGGCTGAAAGCTGCCAGCAAATATGAATAA
- a CDS encoding VWA-like domain-containing protein, which translates to MTGIQAKRDKMGGEERYEPEMQGARVLQVIRSRLQLKMPEFSAAFGYFSYCPSYEIEGLGTDGEILFYHPQETVKKFLEEEETLLREYFHLVLHLLYLHVPASGKKKEEFWNAACDWTVEYLSEKVYELGAQGEPELMRSKWYEKLEEISLPVQADEVYRWLLRNPQDVAEIQKVFHRDDHSLWKTESTNRETCGKKGDSGAQERLARMGEVARCWNQIRSQIGIQAQEQKRRTGVKSGTVEALLTLKKEKTYDYRSFLRRYAVFREELLIDMESFDYLLYVYSREHYEKLLLLEPLESMEVHRLEELVIAIDTSGSCSGEVVRQFMEETYQILSSRESFFNRMNVIIIQCDSMIQGYTRIRSQEEWKAYVQNLKVRGFGGTDFRPVFQLVERKRKQGELKNLKGLLYFTDGDGIFPEKGPDYETAFVFLNSQYEKGKAPDWAVRLNLNLDLSSTEQRSRS; encoded by the coding sequence ATGACGGGGATTCAAGCAAAGAGAGATAAGATGGGCGGAGAAGAACGGTATGAACCGGAAATGCAGGGGGCAAGAGTCCTGCAGGTAATACGAAGCCGGCTTCAGCTAAAAATGCCGGAGTTTTCAGCCGCGTTCGGGTATTTTTCCTATTGTCCATCCTATGAGATTGAGGGCTTGGGCACAGATGGTGAAATTCTTTTTTATCATCCACAGGAGACGGTGAAAAAGTTTTTGGAGGAAGAGGAGACACTGCTGCGAGAATATTTTCATCTGGTGCTGCACCTGTTGTATCTCCATGTGCCTGCCTCTGGAAAGAAAAAGGAGGAGTTCTGGAATGCAGCCTGTGATTGGACCGTGGAATATCTCTCAGAAAAAGTCTATGAATTAGGAGCTCAGGGAGAGCCAGAGCTTATGAGGTCAAAGTGGTATGAGAAGCTAGAGGAGATATCCTTACCGGTGCAAGCGGATGAGGTTTATAGATGGCTTTTGAGGAATCCACAGGATGTGGCAGAGATACAAAAGGTTTTCCACCGAGACGATCATAGTCTGTGGAAAACGGAGAGTACAAACCGGGAGACTTGTGGAAAAAAGGGGGATTCCGGGGCTCAAGAAAGACTTGCGCGCATGGGAGAGGTGGCTCGCTGCTGGAACCAGATTCGGTCTCAGATTGGAATCCAAGCTCAGGAACAAAAGCGCAGAACCGGAGTCAAAAGCGGGACGGTGGAGGCGCTTCTGACATTGAAGAAAGAGAAAACTTATGATTATCGCAGCTTTCTGAGACGGTATGCAGTTTTTCGAGAGGAGCTTTTAATAGATATGGAGAGTTTTGACTATCTTCTGTATGTCTACAGCCGGGAACACTATGAAAAACTGCTGCTTTTGGAACCTCTGGAATCCATGGAGGTTCATCGGCTGGAAGAATTGGTGATCGCAATCGACACCTCCGGTTCCTGTTCGGGAGAGGTTGTACGACAATTTATGGAGGAAACCTATCAAATTTTGAGTTCTAGGGAGAGCTTTTTTAATAGGATGAATGTAATAATCATACAGTGTGATTCTATGATTCAGGGGTATACGAGAATACGCTCCCAGGAAGAGTGGAAAGCTTACGTACAGAATCTGAAAGTCCGGGGATTCGGCGGGACAGATTTTCGCCCGGTATTTCAGTTGGTGGAGAGAAAGAGAAAGCAAGGAGAGCTGAAAAACTTAAAAGGGCTGTTGTATTTCACGGACGGGGATGGGATTTTTCCGGAAAAGGGGCCTGACTATGAGACGGCATTTGTATTTTTGAACAGCCAGTATGAGAAGGGAAAGGCGCCGGACTGGGCAGTGAGACTGAATCTGAATCTGGACCTTTCGTCCACGGAGCAAAGGAGCAGGTCATGA
- a CDS encoding ATP-binding protein: protein MNIKEAKEEIIHTVQAYTAKDEEGNYRISSRRQRPLLLIGPPGIGKTAVMEQAAAQCEVGLVAYTITHHTRQSAVGLPLVEKKVYGGKEYTVTEYTMSEIIAAVYEQMELTGKQEGILFIDEINCVSETLAPTMLQFLQCKTFGNHKIPQGWVIAAAGNPSEYNKSARELDMVTLDRVRCIQVEADVNVWREYAQSANIHGAVLSYLEVKPQNFYHMEAKGEERQFVTARGWEDLAELLREYERMNIPVTEDVIGEYLQCPAIAEDFASYYRLYRRYQGDYPMGEVLDGTMDLARRQKMKEKLQQARIDERLGAVQLLLSGIHGTLSQYEAKKKTLDRLHQKLTTLKTWGEGRKEQEAQVIFAEFIRQQEYAVQTRRQAGVLGEEEEKTEERCLRTLRRAAYQVKEQRSQDWQEGFEVFKAEFQRELSGLRKKEGEIAAAIDRALEFVEEVWGEGQEMLVFLTDLTRSADSGKYLQYHPCPRYFAHSGLLMVQEQEEKLRRQLEKIYPMGDIPPIR from the coding sequence ATGAATATCAAAGAGGCAAAAGAAGAAATCATTCATACGGTTCAGGCCTATACGGCAAAGGACGAGGAGGGGAACTACCGGATCTCGTCCAGACGCCAGAGGCCACTGTTGTTGATTGGGCCGCCGGGAATCGGAAAGACGGCAGTGATGGAACAGGCCGCCGCTCAGTGTGAGGTGGGGTTGGTGGCGTATACGATTACCCATCACACTAGGCAGAGCGCGGTGGGACTTCCTCTAGTGGAGAAAAAGGTATACGGGGGCAAGGAATATACAGTTACTGAGTATACAATGAGTGAGATTATCGCTGCTGTCTATGAGCAGATGGAACTGACGGGGAAGCAGGAGGGAATTCTGTTTATCGACGAGATTAATTGTGTATCAGAGACTTTGGCTCCGACTATGCTGCAATTTCTTCAGTGCAAAACCTTCGGGAATCATAAGATTCCCCAGGGATGGGTGATTGCGGCTGCGGGAAATCCCAGCGAGTATAATAAGTCGGCTCGAGAGCTGGATATGGTAACTCTGGATAGGGTGAGGTGCATCCAGGTGGAGGCAGATGTGAATGTTTGGAGAGAATACGCGCAAAGTGCCAACATTCATGGGGCGGTTCTCTCTTATCTGGAAGTAAAGCCGCAGAATTTTTACCACATGGAGGCCAAAGGAGAAGAGAGGCAGTTTGTCACAGCCAGGGGCTGGGAGGACTTAGCGGAACTTTTAAGGGAGTATGAGCGAATGAATATCCCAGTGACAGAAGATGTGATTGGTGAGTATCTGCAGTGCCCAGCCATCGCTGAGGATTTTGCCTCTTATTATCGGCTGTATCGGAGGTATCAGGGAGATTACCCCATGGGGGAGGTGCTGGACGGCACGATGGACCTTGCCCGCAGGCAGAAAATGAAGGAAAAACTGCAGCAGGCCAGAATTGACGAGAGGCTAGGAGCTGTTCAGCTGCTGCTGTCAGGAATTCATGGAACGCTCAGCCAGTATGAGGCTAAGAAAAAGACTCTGGATAGACTGCACCAGAAATTGACGACATTGAAGACTTGGGGAGAGGGACGAAAGGAACAGGAAGCCCAGGTGATTTTTGCAGAGTTTATCAGACAGCAGGAATATGCGGTGCAGACACGCCGGCAGGCTGGTGTTCTAGGGGAGGAAGAGGAGAAGACAGAGGAGAGATGTCTGCGCACGCTGCGGCGAGCAGCCTATCAGGTCAAGGAACAGAGAAGCCAGGACTGGCAGGAAGGTTTCGAAGTGTTTAAGGCAGAATTTCAAAGAGAACTTTCTGGGCTTCGCAAAAAGGAAGGGGAGATCGCCGCAGCTATAGATCGGGCCCTGGAATTTGTGGAGGAAGTGTGGGGAGAGGGGCAGGAAATGTTGGTCTTTCTCACAGATCTCACACGAAGCGCAGACAGCGGAAAATATTTACAGTACCATCCTTGCCCCAGGTATTTTGCACACAGCGGTTTGTTGATGGTACAGGAGCAGGAGGAAAAGCTGCGCCGGCAGTTAGAGAAAATTTATCCGATGGGGGATATTCCCCCCATCAGATAA
- a CDS encoding alanyl-tRNA editing protein gives MAAEKLYYKDVYQRKFHAKVVQCRPGKKGYEVALDQTAFYPEGGGQPYDTGTLGKAKVLEVHSKDGEVWHDTDCPLEVGSQVEGNIDWDRRFDLMQQHSGEHLVSGLIHEKYGYDNVGFHMGTDRITIDFNGIVPEEDLPKLEEKINEVIWENIQTRVLYPTEEELKQLCYRSKKELSGWVRLVEFPGTDLCACCGLHVTYTGEIGMVKLLSVQKFREGVRMEMISGKRVLDYLNEISEQNHQISVQLSAKPGETAAAVRRLAEENFRLRGRVMDMEAEAFEQEARRRLAAGDVLLFEKGMEADSVRRLATAVMETCQGRCAVYSDSGDGSFKYAIGEKGGDLRELVRQMNQALNGRGGGKPFFVQGNVKASRNEIEEFWRQRK, from the coding sequence ATGGCAGCGGAAAAATTATATTACAAAGATGTATATCAGAGAAAGTTTCATGCGAAGGTAGTTCAGTGCAGACCTGGTAAGAAAGGTTATGAAGTTGCCTTAGACCAGACTGCGTTTTACCCGGAAGGAGGAGGCCAGCCCTACGATACAGGGACGCTTGGCAAGGCTAAGGTTTTGGAAGTCCACAGCAAGGACGGGGAAGTCTGGCATGATACAGACTGTCCGCTGGAGGTGGGAAGCCAGGTGGAGGGAAATATCGACTGGGATAGGCGTTTTGACTTGATGCAACAGCATTCAGGGGAGCATCTTGTCAGTGGCCTGATTCATGAAAAATATGGTTACGACAATGTGGGATTTCACATGGGAACAGATCGAATTACCATAGACTTCAATGGAATTGTGCCGGAAGAAGACTTGCCAAAGCTGGAAGAAAAAATTAACGAGGTGATTTGGGAGAATATACAGACTCGTGTGCTCTACCCCACCGAAGAAGAACTGAAACAGCTATGTTATCGTAGCAAGAAGGAGCTCTCCGGCTGGGTTCGGCTCGTGGAATTTCCGGGAACAGATTTGTGTGCGTGCTGCGGTCTACATGTGACATATACAGGAGAGATCGGTATGGTCAAACTGCTGTCTGTACAGAAATTCCGAGAAGGAGTCCGTATGGAGATGATTAGTGGAAAGAGAGTTCTGGATTACCTGAATGAGATATCCGAACAAAATCATCAAATATCCGTGCAGCTGTCCGCGAAGCCAGGAGAGACGGCTGCGGCAGTGAGACGTTTGGCGGAAGAAAATTTTCGGCTGAGAGGTAGAGTGATGGATATGGAGGCAGAGGCTTTCGAGCAGGAGGCGAGGCGCCGGTTGGCAGCGGGAGATGTGCTATTGTTTGAAAAAGGGATGGAGGCTGACAGTGTGCGCCGGTTAGCGACAGCAGTCATGGAGACCTGCCAGGGCCGGTGTGCGGTATATTCCGATTCCGGGGATGGTAGCTTCAAGTATGCGATTGGAGAAAAGGGCGGAGATTTGAGAGAACTGGTCAGACAGATGAATCAAGCACTGAATGGACGAGGAGGCGGAAAACCGTTTTTTGTTCAGGGAAATGTCAAGGCATCTAGGAATGAAATAGAAGAATTTTGGAGACAGAGGAAGTAA
- a CDS encoding amidohydrolase family protein, whose protein sequence is MFGECHAHVFMDGVNYREAVRRQERGVREDWIRHVFEQYVKNEIFYVREGGDNLGVSLKAKELAAEYGIDYRSPVFAIHKNGHYGSIVGYGFDTMKEYAVLVRKAADQGADFIKIMTTGLMDFKHGGRVTGSALSLSEVKEMVHIAHEEGFSVMSHTNGDQAVRDAIESGVDSIEHGNYISEDTVRMLADSSSLWVPTVVTVYNLIGDGRYEDEVLKKIWEKEAENLQAAWEYGAKVVLGSDGGAYRVLHGQGLVDEYRAFQKVLGEGENLDRWIRKNEEELQRRFRRG, encoded by the coding sequence ATGTTTGGAGAATGTCATGCGCATGTTTTTATGGATGGAGTGAATTATCGGGAGGCGGTCAGGCGCCAGGAGCGGGGTGTGCGGGAAGATTGGATACGCCACGTATTTGAGCAGTATGTGAAGAATGAGATTTTCTATGTGAGAGAGGGCGGGGATAATCTCGGTGTGTCTCTCAAAGCAAAAGAGCTCGCTGCGGAATATGGAATTGACTATCGTTCCCCAGTTTTTGCGATTCATAAAAACGGGCACTACGGCTCTATTGTAGGGTATGGCTTTGATACCATGAAGGAGTATGCGGTTCTGGTCAGAAAGGCAGCTGACCAAGGGGCGGATTTTATAAAAATTATGACTACTGGGCTGATGGACTTCAAACATGGAGGAAGAGTGACAGGAAGTGCGCTGTCTCTAAGTGAAGTGAAAGAGATGGTACATATTGCCCATGAGGAGGGATTTTCTGTGATGAGCCATACCAACGGAGACCAGGCAGTGCGGGATGCCATAGAGAGTGGCGTGGACAGTATCGAGCATGGAAATTATATCTCGGAGGATACCGTGCGGATGCTGGCGGACAGCTCTTCTCTGTGGGTACCCACAGTGGTTACTGTGTATAACCTGATTGGAGACGGCCGGTATGAGGACGAAGTACTCAAAAAAATCTGGGAAAAAGAAGCTGAGAATCTTCAGGCCGCGTGGGAGTACGGTGCGAAGGTCGTTTTGGGAAGTGACGGCGGCGCTTACCGGGTACTGCACGGGCAGGGTTTGGTGGATGAGTACCGGGCTTTTCAGAAGGTACTCGGTGAGGGGGAGAATCTGGATAGATGGATTCGAAAAAACGAGGAAGAGCTTCAGAGACGTTTCCGGAGAGGCTAG
- a CDS encoding SGNH/GDSL hydrolase family protein gives MKQLICLGDSLTDCDRMFTPDGLGYGYVRQLNDMLLKKTAWKTVNRGVNGFTLNRVLENLSADCLKRDPDAVTLLVGINDISMWMCNTSVSVFYQLQKFRLNLLKLFRRLTQYTSASLYLLEPFVFPRPAEYYNWFEPLNAMSQVMQELCEEYRVTFIPLHRPLNDLAQQVGYSALTIDGIHLTPSGHRIIAAKLYKYFENPA, from the coding sequence ATGAAACAACTGATTTGCCTTGGAGACAGTCTCACCGACTGCGACCGAATGTTTACTCCCGACGGACTGGGGTATGGATACGTCCGTCAGCTAAATGACATGTTGCTGAAAAAAACTGCCTGGAAAACCGTCAACCGGGGTGTAAACGGCTTTACCTTAAATCGTGTGCTGGAAAATTTGAGCGCCGATTGCCTGAAACGAGACCCGGATGCAGTGACTTTGCTGGTGGGAATCAATGATATCAGTATGTGGATGTGTAACACCTCGGTATCTGTATTCTATCAATTGCAGAAATTCCGCTTAAATCTTTTAAAGCTATTTCGAAGACTTACCCAGTATACATCCGCCTCCCTTTACCTTCTAGAACCTTTCGTCTTTCCACGTCCAGCGGAATACTATAATTGGTTCGAACCCTTAAACGCCATGTCTCAGGTGATGCAGGAGCTCTGTGAGGAATACCGTGTTACTTTTATTCCCCTTCATCGTCCTCTTAACGACCTGGCACAGCAGGTGGGCTATTCTGCCCTGACCATCGACGGAATTCATCTGACACCGTCCGGTCATCGCATCATAGCGGCCAAACTTTATAAATATTTTGAGAATCCAGCATAA
- a CDS encoding Hsp20/alpha crystallin family protein — protein sequence MMLNRRNYGYNLFDELFKDPFFTNSYEQSDTSLMKTDIQEKNDYYMLDIELPGYQKENVQAELKDGYLTITASRTEEASSDDNSRYLRRERFAGTCKRSFYVGDQVEQEDIKAGFKDGILKICIPKEIPKKIEEKPTFIQID from the coding sequence ATGATGCTCAACAGAAGAAATTACGGTTACAATTTATTCGATGAATTATTTAAAGATCCATTTTTCACCAACAGCTATGAACAGAGCGATACTTCTCTGATGAAGACGGATATTCAGGAAAAAAATGACTACTATATGTTAGACATCGAACTGCCTGGGTATCAAAAAGAAAATGTTCAGGCAGAGCTAAAAGATGGTTATCTGACAATCACTGCATCCCGGACAGAAGAAGCCTCGTCGGACGACAACAGTCGTTATCTGCGAAGGGAACGTTTTGCCGGAACCTGCAAGAGAAGCTTCTACGTCGGAGATCAGGTAGAACAGGAAGACATCAAAGCCGGATTTAAAGACGGTATCCTGAAAATTTGTATTCCCAAAGAAATCCCGAAGAAAATTGAAGAGAAACCTACCTTTATTCAGATAGATTAA
- a CDS encoding prepilin peptidase: MLQRAIVLCLVAVAVCMDLKKEKVSNEWILCGWAVGSFWQIWSGGIRGLAVFFLGALLPLTILFLLYYLRMLGAADLKLLSAVGGIIGPKKILVCMLYSFFLGAILAFLLLVARRSLAERLRYFFHYLWNFIRTKEFAPYGLTGNRPENMHFTVPVFLGVLFWIGGYY; this comes from the coding sequence GTGCTGCAAAGAGCTATTGTATTATGCCTGGTAGCAGTGGCAGTCTGCATGGATTTGAAAAAGGAGAAGGTAAGTAATGAGTGGATTCTGTGCGGGTGGGCGGTTGGCTCATTCTGGCAAATCTGGTCAGGAGGCATCCGGGGACTCGCAGTGTTCTTTCTGGGTGCACTGCTTCCTTTGACAATCTTATTTTTACTTTATTATCTACGAATGCTGGGGGCGGCAGACCTAAAACTTTTGTCAGCCGTCGGAGGAATCATAGGACCAAAGAAAATTTTGGTCTGTATGCTTTATAGTTTTTTTCTGGGTGCCATTTTGGCATTTCTGCTTCTCGTTGCGCGCCGCAGCCTTGCGGAACGTCTGCGCTATTTTTTTCACTATTTATGGAACTTTATACGGACAAAAGAGTTTGCTCCCTATGGGCTTACAGGGAATAGACCGGAGAATATGCATTTTACGGTGCCTGTTTTTCTGGGGGTTCTCTTTTGGATAGGAGGGTACTATTGA